The genomic interval CAGCACCGATTCGCCTGATAAAGTATATATTCAAAGTGTGAAAGATGTTACTGTTCGTTATGCTTTTAATGAATTTAAAGGCATTGATTCTTCTAAATTTGCGGCATTTTGGGCAGGTGAGTTTGAATTTAAGGAAGACACTTTAAAAAGATTGGTTTTTAACGATTCTGTGAAAGATTTGAGAATTTTTATAGATGGAAATATTATATTTGACAGCACTGAAAATATGAGCAAAAAAGATCTTACATATAACTTTACAAAAGGCAATCATACAATAGAAATAGAAATGATGAACCATTGGCATACGGTTGATTTTTATTTCGCATTGCGAGATATGGTGAAATATTTTTCTCAAAACGATATTGCGGAAAAAATTAATAAAAAATGGAAAAATTTTGAAATTTTCAGCGTTTCTGTTTATGAAAGCAGCGAATTTGATAGAAAAATTGTTCTTAATTTGGATCAAAAATATAAAAAGCCTGTTTTGTTACTTTTATCATCTTACAATAGTGCTGATTTTCAAATTTTAAATCCTTATGATAATAAATTAGCATTTATAGTTTTTAATAAAGATAGTCGTGTATTGTATGATAAAAAAGATGGCGAAATTTTTTATTCGGATGATAAAAGACTTCCTTATAGTTATAAAGTTGAAGATTGTTATTGCATATCGAGAATGGGTTTGCATTGTTCTAAAAACAGCGACATAATAAATGTTAATGAAAAAATTAAAAAAATTTACGGTGTAGGACTTAGCGGCATAAGCCATAAATATTCTGCAGCTTCTTTTAAAATTCCTGAAAAAATTTATAATCAGGATTTGATAGATGAAGTAATGGATGCAAGACAAAAAATGGAAAAATTAAAAATAGATTGTCAAAAAGAACAAAGCTCAAATTTTAATGATGTTTTTAAATAAAATATTAAAAAATAAAAGTCTATTTGATTTATAAATCAAATAGACTGATTTTTAAAATTTCAGTTGTTTTTTTGATTTCTTTTATTTCAGTGGTATCGCTGAAATAAAACAGTCTATATGCTCATAAAAATTCTTATTAACTCCAAAATCATAAATTTTTACATACCATTTTCACAAATATTTATATTGTTCGTAAGCGCTGATTATATTATTTTAAAGCTGTTATTTTAATATAATAAAATTTATTCTATGGTCGGTGTCGTTAAAAATTTATCTGAATTTATCGGTTTTATATTTTTTGCTTAAAATGTGGAGTTTTTTGGATTTTATAGGAGTTTCATTAACGTCGTAAAATTTTGTATAAAAGTATATAGGTGCATATTTTTCAATTTAAGATAACTTCAGTATTATATTGCTAATATAAATTACAATAAACTTTAAGAGTATTGATTATTTATTATTTCGACAAGATGAAATTTTTTATATTTGGAGTAATTAATTTTTTTATATTTTTTAAAAAACTCATTTAGTAAAATATATATGATAACGGTTTATAATTCATCAAATTGCAGAATTCGATATGAATTATCATTGCATAAAATGCACTACAACGCTTTACTTTATGTAAAATTTTTAAAAATCGTTTGTCGTAATTATACCTTAAAATTTTGCGTTATAACTTCACTGTAAAGTAAATAATCGCTGGTTATTTAATGTGTGTATTTTTGATTTTAGATAAATTTATAATTTCAAAAGCCTTTAATAAGCAAAATTTTATTATAATTCTGTAATTTTCCCAAGGTAAATCATCTATGCAAAAACTTAAATTTTATTTAAACCACGAAGCAAGCGGCGGAATTTTAATTATTATCGCAACGATTCTTGCATTAATTTGTCAAAATATGATTTTAACGGACTTTTACAACCATTTTTTGCGTATAGAATCAGGCATTATTTTTGGTGAATATAAAATAATAAAACCGATAATTTTATGGGTAAATGACGGACTTATGGCGGTTTTTTTCTTTTTTATCGGTCTTGAAGTAAAAAAAGAAATTTTAATCGGCGAATTAAGTTCGCCTAAAAAAGTTGCTTTGCCGGTAATTGGCGGTATCGGCGGCGTAGTAATTCCTGCACTTTTGTTTTTGGCTGTAAATTTTGGCGATGAGTTTGCAAGACGCGGTTGGGCGATTACCACTGTTAGTGATACGGCTTTTGCTGTTGGGATTTTGCTGCTTTTAGGAAGCAAGGTTCCGTCATCTTTGAAGATATTTTTACTACTTTTGGCGATAATTGACGATATTTGCGCGGTTGTAATCGTGGCATTTTTTTATACAAGCGAGCTTTCGAATTTTGCAATTTTTATGGCAGGAATTGGAATTTTGATTTTTTTAGTTTTAAATATTTTAAAAGTAAATAAAATTTCATTTTTTATTGCCGCCGGAAGTTTTTTATGGGTCAGTTTTTTGGAATCAGGAATTCACTCTACAATTGCAGGAATCGTAGCATCATTTTTTATACCTTTAAAGCCGATAAAAGGCTATTGTATGCTTGACGATGTAAAGCATAAATTAGAAGGGTTTATTACATATCTTATTATGCCGATTTTTGCCTTTGTAAATGCCGGAATCGCCTTAAACAGTGATGCTTTTTCAAATTTGCTTCATCCTGTTTCAATCGGTATAATTTTGGGACTACTAATCGGCAAACCTTTCGGAGTTTTTATTTTTTCTTATGTGGCGATAAAATTTAAATTATGTTCGCTTCCTACTGGATCAAATTTTAAGCAATTTTTAGGGCTTGGATTTTTGACGGGAATTGGCGCCAGTATGAGTTTATTTATCGATTCTATAGCATTTATGGATAGTGATCAGTTTGCTTATGCTGATAAATTAGCTATTTTAATAGCTTCATTTTTAGCAGCTTTTATCGGTTGGAGAATTTTAAAAACTTCCGGTAACAAAAATGAAAATTTTGAAACAATAAAAGAAGCTGAAACTACAAATTCAACAGCTGAAAAAATCGAAGATATTGATGAAAATAAAAATTAGTTTCTGTCACAAAAAATATAAAAATTTTAGTTAGAGAGATTTTTTTGAGTTTTTAGTTAAATTTTTAATTTTATTATGAATTTCTAAATTTTTTGCATATAAATTTATATTTTAATGCATTCTGTAAAACTTCTTCATTTTCTTCTTAAAAAAAGTGCAGGTAGAATACATAATTTTGTAACATTATTTTAAAACGCGAAGCGAATTATTTAAAAACTTTTTTTGAATTTTTTATTATTATTTTATTGATTTAAAATTTTAAAAGTAAATTTGAAATAATGTTTTATTTATTGTCAAAAAAATTTTGGATATAAATTTTTTATCTTTGTCATTCGTTACTTTTATTGATATTTTAGTAATGCAAAAATATCTAAATTGATTATAAAAGATATTTGAAAAATTAAAATTTTTAAGCAGCAAATAAGTTAAAATTCGTATAATTACCATTTATTTTCGTTTTAAAATTTAAACGAAAATTGCGAGATTGCGTTATTTTCAGCGCAAAAGCGTGGCTTATTCGTCTAGTGGTTAGGACACTGGCCTCTCACGCCGGCAACAGGAGTTCAAATCTCCTATAAGTCAAACTTATATTATTTTATTATATACTTGCATTTTAAAAATATATAAAATTTTACTCATATTATATTAAAGCATTTAAAATTTTTAAATTAAACTTTCATATGTATAGCTCTGAGAGTTGCGATATTTTACCAATTTTTATAAATTGTATAATTAAAATTATTACATTGTTTAGTCTGGAATTATAATTCACAGTTTTTGAAAATTAAAAATTGTAACAATCTAATACATAAAATTTAAATTATCCTATTAAATAAAAAATTTTATATTTTGCTGTATAAGACAAAAAACTTGAAATTTTCAGAGATAGCGGAAGTTTACTTTTGACTACTACTGTAGTGGAAGTAGGAATTTCACTTCCACGCCTTAGTATTATTGTAATTGTAGGAGCTGAAAAAATGGGACTTGCTTCACTTCATCAGCTTCGCGGTCGTGTAGGACGAAATGGCGGCATCGGATATTGTTATCTTTATACTAAATTAGAAAGTATTCCTGAACGTCTGAAAGAATTTGCAGCAACGCTTGATGGATTTAAAGTAGCGGAAATCGATTTAAAAAATCGTCAGGCCGGAGATTTACTTGACGGCACAATTCAACACGGCGAAACATTTAACTATTTCGATTACGATGAAGATATCGCACTGAAAGCAAAAGAACGTCTTAAAAAATTTAAAATTTCACAAAATGATGAGATGAAATTTTAAATTCTACACTGTAATTTACAAATTTCATATAAAATAAATTTATTATGAAATTTCAAAATATCCTGACATAATAAAATTTCAACTTTTCATATTTGATGATAAAATTTTATAGTTTTACAATGAAATTTAATTTTTAAAAAGTATTTTTTGCAATATATTTTAAATATAAACATTAAAAAACTTGCAAAAAGATGTGCGCAAAAAGCACACATCTTATAGACTACGCATAAAAAAGATAAGTGACAAGTGTCAAAATGACAGCGCATGAAAGACAAAGCGCTACTCCACACTTAATCATTTCTATTTGTTTTATGTGTCCTGTTCCAAAGACTATCGCATTCGGCGGTGTAGCTACCGGCATCATAAATGCGCAGCTTGCGCCAATTCCAATGATAATAGTCAATGTTTCTTTCGGAAGTCCGACTTCTGCGGCAACCGATGCAAAAACAGGTAACAAAAGTGCCGCACTTGCGGTATTACTTGTAAATTCGGTAAGTGCAATTACAAAAATTGCAACTATAAAAATTATAATTATTTTTGGAAGACCTGCAACTACGCCAGCTACAGTTTCTCCAAGTACTTTAGAAGCACCTGACATCTCAAGTATCGCACTTAGCGCTAAACCGCCACCGAAAAGTAGCAATACGCCCCAGTCTGTATTTTCAGCGATGTCTCTCCAAGTAGCTAATCCTAAAACTACTATAAATGCAGCCGCTAAAAGCGCAACCAATCCATCAGCTATTTTAAAGCCGACAAGCCCTGAAATAGGTTTAGCTAAAAGCCAAAGCAACGCTGTACATACAAATACGATTGTGGTTAAAATTCGGGCTCTGTTCCATGGAATATATTCCGCTTCAAATTCTATTTTGCGGTTTAGATTAGGTCTAAGCACGAAATACAAAATAATAAACATAAGCGGCATAAATATTATTACCATAGGAAGTCCGATTTTCATCCAATCAACAAATGTAAAATTTAAAGCTTGTCCTGCCAAAGCATTTGGCGGTGAACCGACCATAGTGCCAAGTCCTCCTATACTTGCAGAATATGCTACGCCCAAAAGCACAAATACAAATGTACTTCTGTCTTTTTCTTTGTCAACCGCGCCTAAAAGTCCAAGTGCAAGTGGAAGCATCATTGCCGCTACGCCAGTATTTGAAACCCACATTGATAAAAGTGCAGTTACAACACAAAGCGAAATTACGGCAATTCCAAGATTGTTTCCGGCAAGCGATATTATTTTAACGGCGATTTTTTTGTCCAATTTTTGGATGTGCAAAGCAGTAGCTAATGCAAAACCACCGAAAAATAGATAAATCGTAGGGCTTGAAAAACCGGCAAGTGCATCTTTGAAGCTTAAAGCTTTAAAGCTTCCGTCTTTGGCATATGAGCCTATGCCGATTAAAATCGCAATTATCGGCACCATAAGTGCTGTAATTGTGATGTGAACGGCTTCGCTGACCCATAAAATCGCTATAAAAAATAGCATACAAAGACCTTTATTTGTGTTAGCCTCATAAGGCAGCACGTAAAAAAGTCCAAAAGAAAGCACTGCAGCAATCAAAATAATAATCACACCACGAAGCGGAAACGATTGCATATCGCTTAGTTGTGCATTCGGATCTACAGGCTTTTCGATTATTTCACTCAATTTAACTCCTTTCAAAATTTTCGTTATTATACATTTTTTTGAATTTAAAACACTTAATAATATTATTTAAATTAAATTTTTAAATTTTGTTTAAAATTTTAAAAATTTGAAATGTATTTTTGTGAATTTTTTGATATTTAAATAAAATATAAATATCTACAAAATATGGTTTAAAGGCATTTTTGTTAAAATATTTTTATTTTAACAAAAAATTTTGTTTCTTTAAAAACTATAATTTAAATTATAAAATTTATATAAAAATGTTATAAA from Campylobacter hominis ATCC BAA-381 carries:
- a CDS encoding SLC13 family permease, with the translated sequence MQSFPLRGVIIILIAAVLSFGLFYVLPYEANTNKGLCMLFFIAILWVSEAVHITITALMVPIIAILIGIGSYAKDGSFKALSFKDALAGFSSPTIYLFFGGFALATALHIQKLDKKIAVKIISLAGNNLGIAVISLCVVTALLSMWVSNTGVAAMMLPLALGLLGAVDKEKDRSTFVFVLLGVAYSASIGGLGTMVGSPPNALAGQALNFTFVDWMKIGLPMVIIFMPLMFIILYFVLRPNLNRKIEFEAEYIPWNRARILTTIVFVCTALLWLLAKPISGLVGFKIADGLVALLAAAFIVVLGLATWRDIAENTDWGVLLLFGGGLALSAILEMSGASKVLGETVAGVVAGLPKIIIIFIVAIFVIALTEFTSNTASAALLLPVFASVAAEVGLPKETLTIIIGIGASCAFMMPVATPPNAIVFGTGHIKQIEMIKCGVALCLSCAVILTLVTYLFYA
- the nhaA gene encoding Na+/H+ antiporter NhaA, which translates into the protein MQKLKFYLNHEASGGILIIIATILALICQNMILTDFYNHFLRIESGIIFGEYKIIKPIILWVNDGLMAVFFFFIGLEVKKEILIGELSSPKKVALPVIGGIGGVVIPALLFLAVNFGDEFARRGWAITTVSDTAFAVGILLLLGSKVPSSLKIFLLLLAIIDDICAVVIVAFFYTSELSNFAIFMAGIGILIFLVLNILKVNKISFFIAAGSFLWVSFLESGIHSTIAGIVASFFIPLKPIKGYCMLDDVKHKLEGFITYLIMPIFAFVNAGIALNSDAFSNLLHPVSIGIILGLLIGKPFGVFIFSYVAIKFKLCSLPTGSNFKQFLGLGFLTGIGASMSLFIDSIAFMDSDQFAYADKLAILIASFLAAFIGWRILKTSGNKNENFETIKEAETTNSTAEKIEDIDENKN